A single Triticum dicoccoides isolate Atlit2015 ecotype Zavitan chromosome 2A, WEW_v2.0, whole genome shotgun sequence DNA region contains:
- the LOC119357007 gene encoding tuberculostearic acid methyltransferase UfaA1-like isoform X4: protein MIPSWTEAAARLLVARFFNQYISIGNLILVEEGGSVFTFGKACEKCPVKSVIRVHDPLFYWKVAIEGSIGLAEAYIDGCFSVLDKREGLLNLMLILIANRDERRNRRIARKGFWWSPFHIIAQLAYAKYFLRHASRKNTATQTRRNISRHYDLSNDFFSLFLDKSMTYSCAVFKMENESLEAAQQRKLSLLIEKAKIKRGHHVLDIGSGWGSLAIQAVKQTGCKYTGVTLSAEQHKYAERKVREAGLEDHITFLLCDYRKIPPSKYDAIISCGMIEHVVHEYMDEFFACCESYLAEDGILVLQFISIAEERYDQYRKRPDFIKEYIFPGGCLPSLARVMSAMTTSSRFSIEHVENIGPNYYTTLMHWRDNFMANKDQVLKLGFDEKFIRIWEFYLIYSAAGFKSRAVGDYQVVFSRPGNRRLGLP from the exons ATGATTCCATCATGGACCGAGGCTGCGGCGCGCCTTCTAGTTGCAAGATTTTTCAACCAATATATATCCATCGGTAACTTGAT ATTGGTCGAAGAAGGAGGTAGTGTGTTCACCTTTGGTAAAGCTTGCGAAAAATGCCCTGTAAAATCTGTCATCCGAGTTCACGACCCCTTGTTCTATTGGAAG GTTGCAATAGAAGGAAGCATTGGCTTGGCAGAAGCCTATATTGATGGTTGTTTCTCTGTTCTTGACAAGAGAGAAGGCCTTCTGAATCTTATGCTG ATTCTCATTGCTAACAGAGATGAACGTAGGAACCGCCGCATTGCCAGAAAAGG GTTTTGGTGGTCACCTTTCCATATAATAGCTCAGTTGGCATATGCTAAATACTTTTTGCGCCATGCCTCGAGGAAGAACACTGCGACACAAACTCGTCGAAACATCTCTCGCCACTATGATCTT AGTAACGATTTTTTCTCGCTTTTTCTGGATAAATCGATGACTTACTCTTGTGCGGTATTCAAG ATGGAGAACGAAAGCTTAGAAGCAGCCCAGCAACGTAAACTTAGCCTTCTAATAGAGAAG GCTAAAATCAAGAGGGGGCATCATGTTCTTGATATCGGTAGCGGCTGGGGAAGTTTAGCAATACAAGCAGTTAAACAAACTGGCTGCAAATACACTGGAGTCACTTTGTCAGCCGAGCAGCATAAATACGCTGAGAGAAAAGTAAGAGAAGCTGGCTTAGAG GACCACATaacttttcttctatgcgactaccgtAAGATACCACCTTCCAAGTATGATGCAATCATAAGCTG TGGTATGATCGAACATGTTGTGCATGAATACATGGACGAATTTTTCGCTTGCTGCGAGTCTTACTTGGCCGAAGATGGCATATTGGTCCTCCAG TTCATCTCAATTGCGGAGGAACGGTATGACCAATACAGAAAAAGGCCAGACTTCATCAAAGAATACATATTCCCTGGCGGTTGCCTTCCTTCTTTGGCCCGTGTAATGTCTGCCATGACCACATCATCAAGGTTCAG CATAGAGCATGTCGAGAATATCGGTCCCAATTACTACACAACTCTGATGCACTGGAGGGACAACTTCATGGCCAACAAAGA TCAAGTTTTGAAACTGGGCTTTGATGAGAAGTTCATTCGTATATGGGAGTTCTACCTCATATACTCTGCCGCTGGTTTCAAGTCACGTGCGGTTGGAGATTACCAG GTTGTTTTCTCTCGTCCAGGCAACCGTCGGCTAGGTCTGCCTTGA
- the LOC119357008 gene encoding uncharacterized protein LOC119357008, whose protein sequence is MQPMEGVLVALASYGATMLAEMAKDKVAMLTRVSGEIDDLGTKLRDLKNILADANRRNITDESMRAWVEELKRAVHDDVTDILDRCRLKVME, encoded by the coding sequence ATGCAACCCATGGAGGGGGTTCTGGTTGCTCTGGCATCCTACGGCGCCACCATGCTCGCCGAGATGGCCAAAGATAAGGTGGCCATGCTAACCAGGGTCTCTGGCGAGATCGACGACCTTGGCACCAAGCTCAGGGACCTTAAGAACATCCTTGCCGATGCTAATAGGAGGAATATCACCGACGAGAGCATGCGGGCGTGGGTGGAGGAACTGAAGCGTGCCGTGCACGACGACGTCACTGACATCCTCGACCGGTGTCGGCTCAAGGTCATGGAATAG